One window of Nocardia nova SH22a genomic DNA carries:
- the mraY gene encoding phospho-N-acetylmuramoyl-pentapeptide-transferase, whose protein sequence is MRQILFAAGIALAVSILLTPLLIRMFARRGFGQEIRIDGPESHQAKRGTPTMGGVAILIGMWAGYLGSHLIGIGYHADGPSVSGLLVLGLATALGVVGFIDDFIKLRKQRNLGLTAAGKYIGQLGSAVIFGVLALQFRGAGDRTPASRHLSYVREINTVSMSVIIFLAFVCLVVVAWSNAVNLTDGLDGLAAGSMSLVLGAYVIITFWQYYHACEFKAEAGCYNVRDPLDLALVCAAGAAACVGFLWWNAAPAKIFMGDTGSLALGGLLAGLSITTRTELLMVVIGALFVAETVSVVLQVAVFRTTRNRLFKMAPFHHHFELSKWAETTVIIRFWLLAGIAAAVGLGLFYSEYLSQVG, encoded by the coding sequence ATGAGGCAGATTCTGTTCGCGGCGGGGATCGCGCTGGCGGTGTCGATCCTGCTGACGCCGCTGCTGATCCGCATGTTCGCCAGACGCGGGTTCGGCCAGGAGATCCGCATCGACGGCCCCGAGAGCCATCAGGCCAAGCGCGGTACCCCCACGATGGGCGGTGTGGCGATCCTGATCGGCATGTGGGCGGGCTATCTCGGCTCCCATCTGATCGGCATCGGCTATCACGCCGACGGTCCCTCGGTGTCCGGCCTGCTGGTACTGGGCCTGGCGACCGCGCTGGGCGTGGTCGGTTTCATCGACGACTTCATCAAGTTGCGCAAACAGCGCAATCTCGGACTGACCGCGGCCGGTAAGTACATCGGCCAGCTCGGCTCCGCGGTGATCTTCGGTGTGCTGGCGCTGCAGTTCCGCGGCGCCGGTGACCGCACGCCCGCCAGCCGGCATCTGTCGTATGTCCGCGAGATCAACACCGTCTCGATGAGCGTGATCATCTTCCTGGCCTTCGTCTGCCTGGTCGTGGTCGCCTGGTCGAACGCGGTGAATCTGACCGACGGACTCGACGGCCTGGCCGCGGGCTCGATGAGCCTGGTGCTGGGCGCCTACGTGATCATCACGTTCTGGCAGTACTACCACGCCTGCGAGTTCAAGGCCGAGGCCGGTTGCTACAACGTGCGCGATCCGCTGGACCTGGCGCTGGTGTGTGCCGCCGGAGCCGCGGCCTGCGTCGGATTCCTGTGGTGGAACGCGGCTCCGGCCAAGATCTTCATGGGTGACACCGGTTCGCTGGCCCTCGGTGGCCTGCTCGCCGGGCTGTCCATCACCACCCGCACCGAACTGCTGATGGTCGTGATCGGCGCGCTGTTCGTCGCCGAGACGGTGTCGGTGGTGTTGCAGGTGGCGGTGTTCCGGACCACCCGGAACCGTTTGTTCAAGATGGCGCCGTTCCATCACCATTTCGAACTGAGCAAGTGGGCGGAGACGACAGTCATCATCCGGTTCTGGCTACTGGCCGGAATCGCGGCGGCGGTCGGTCTGGGCTTGTTCTACAGCGAATACCTCTCTCAGGTCGGGTAA